GTTTCGCCACCGCATTGAAGGCGGCCGGCTTCGACGTGCTCGCGACGGCAAACAACCATTGTATGGATTACGGCATTCGCGGCCTCAAACGGACGCTGGACGTGCTCGACCGGTGCGGGCTTGCCCATACCGGGACCTACCGGTCCGGCGAAGAATCCAAGTCGCTCTGCATTCGGGACGTTGAGGGCGTACGGATCGGCATTTTATCGTATACGAGAGATACGAACGGGATTCCGGTGCCGAAAGATCAGGCGGCCGGCGTGAACAAGCTCGCCCGCTCTCGGATCGCGAACGATTTGAAACGAATGCGCGCGAAATCGGACTTCATTATCGTCTGCATGCATACCGGAAAAGAATACCACCGGCGGCCTTCCCTTCAGCAAAAGGAGCTGGTCTCGTACCTGTTCCGCCAGGGAGCCGATGTCGTGCTCGGCGCGCATCCGCACGTCCTTCAGCCGGCGGTATGCCGCACGGTCAAGGATGTGAACGGCCGAACGAGGCGAAGACTGGCGATTTATTCGCTGGGCAACTTCATATCGACGCGGCTGCACGGCCTGGATGACGCCTTGACCGGTATGATCGCGCGCGTTAAGCTGCGCAAAACGTCCGACGGCTCCGTTCGGCTTGCGGGCTTCGACTACGTGCCGACCTGGGTGAGCATCGAGAAAGACGGCGGCCGGCACCCATGTCAAGTCGTGCCGCTCCGGCCGGCGCTTCTGGCGTCCGATCGCGGCCCGGCCGGGCAAAAGGTACGGATGAACCGCGCCTATCGGCGTGCGCAGCGCATGTATCAAGGGGTTCTTCCGCTGCTCGAGGAACTGCCCGACGCCGGTTCTGCTCCGGAATCGCGTATCGCTTCGGTAACGGACGTTCCGATCGAGGAACCGGCCGACGCCGGTTCTGCCCAGGAGTCGCGTACCGCTTCGGAGCCGGACGTTCCGGTCGAGGAACCGCCCGGCTCCGGTGCTCCTCCGGACTCGCGAACCGCTTCGGAACCGGACGCTCCGGCGATAATGGATTCGCCTTGATTTACAGGCCGTATTCCGGTACGATCAGGGTAAGTTTTCGTAAATCGGCCGCGATGGACCAATAATACCTGAATATCCTCCTGCCCAGCGATCCGGGGAAGGTGCAAGCCCGGAAAGGAGCTTCAGGGAAACGGCAGTCCGGAGCCGAACCGGCATGTAAAAAAGGGGGGCCGTCCGCACAAGGAGGGCCAACCGGGGTGGAACCGCGGGTGCGCCTAAGCTCTCGTCCCTGGGCATCGATGCTCGATGCCGGGGCGGGAGCTTTTTTCTATTCGCAAAGAAGTCATAATCTTCAGAGAAGGAGATGTTACGATGACAACCCGCACAAACAATACGATGGAGCACATCGTGGCGCTGGCCAAGCACCGCGGCTTTATTTTTCCCGGCTCGGACATTTACGGCGGACTGGCGAACACCTGGGATTACGGCCCGCTCGGCGTCGAGCTCAAAAACAACATCAAGCGCGCGTGGTGGAAAAAATTCATTCAGGAGTCCCCGCACAACGTCGGGCTCGATGCGGCGATTTTGATGAATCCGCAGGCGTGGGCGGCTTCGGGCCATGTCGGCAATTTCAACGATCCGATGATCGACTGCAAGACGTGCAAGGCGCGCCATCGGGCCGACAAAATCATCGAAAACGCGCTGGACGCAAAAGGCATCGAGCTTGTCGTCGACGGACTCTCCTTCGATCAGATGGCGGCGCTTATGAACGAGCACCAAATCGCATGTCCGGATTGCGGAAGCCGGGATTTTACGGATATCCGCCAGTTCAACCTCATGTTTAAAACGTTCCAGGGCGTTACCGAGTCGAGCGCCAGTCAAATTTATTTGCGGCCGGAGACGGCACAGGGCATCTTCGTGAATTTCAAAAACGTGCAGCGGGCCATGCGCAGGAAAACGCCCTTCGGCATCGGCCAAATCGGCAAAAGCTTCCGCAATGAGATTACACCGGGCAACTTTACGTTCCGGACGCGCGAGTTTGAGCAGATGGAGCTCGAATTCTTTTGCAGGCCGGGGGAGGATCTCGAGTGGTTTGCTTATTGGCGGGGCTTCTGCCGCAGCTGGCTCTTGTCGCTCGGCATTCGCGAGGAGCAGATTCGTCTGCGCGATCATTCGGAAGACGAGCTGTCGCACTACAGCAGCGCGACGACCGATATCGAATACCGCTTCCCGTTCGGCTGGGGCGAGCTGTGGGGCATCGCCGACCGGACCGACTACGACCTGAAGCAGCATATGGCGCACTCCGGCGAAGATTTCCACTATTTCGACCCGGAAACAAACGAGCGGTATATTCCGTACTGCATCGAGCCTTCGCTCGGAGCGGACCGCGTCACGCTCGCTTTTCTGATCGACGCGTACGAGGAGGAGCAGCTGGACGGCGAAGACAGCCGCACCGTGCTCCGGCTTCATCCGGCGCTTGCGCCGTACAAGGCAGCGGTGTTCCCGCTCTCGAAGAAGCTGGCGGAAGGCGCGCAGCGCGTATTTGCCGGGCTGGCCGCCGATTTTATGGTCGATTACGACGATACGGGCTCGATCGGCAAACGATACCGCCGGCAGGACGAAATCGGTACGCCGTTCTGCATCACCTACGACTTCGAGTCCGAGACGGACGGCCAGGTTACGGTGCGCGACCGCGATACGATGTCGCAGGTTCGCATGCCGGCTGCGGAGCTGAACGCTTTTCTCCAGGAGCGTGTACGGTTTTAGTGGCGAAGGCGGCTCGCAGGGCTCCTTGTTGAGGAGCCTATGGCCCGGCCGCGGGATTGGCGTATATTCTTATCGGGCTCCGGAAAAATTGTCACTAAAAAGTCAAATAAAGGAATTCAATTTAGGGTGTGGAATTACTAAGAAAGGGTGGTTCATGGACGACAGAACGAAACGGAGGTGAAAAGAATGAAAGCGACCGGAATCGTTCGAAAGGTGGACGAGCTTGGCCGGATCGTGCTTCCGATTGAGCTTCGCCGCTCGCTCGGTATCGCGGAAGGGGACGCGCTTGAAATTTACGTGGACCGGGAGCGTGTCCTGCTGAAAAAATACGAGCCGGCTTGCGTATTTTGCGGCAATGCGGACCAAACGGCGTATTATAGAGGCAAATTAATTTGCCAAACGTGTGCCGGCGAAATTGGTTCGCACGTTCGCGTTGCCGTCGGATCCAACTGAAGCCGAACCCTGAATGGCCCGGGGAACATGTCCCCGGGCCATTTATCGCTGCCCTTTCCTATGATCGATGATTGAGATAAACCACGCCGATTTTGCCCGTCGTCATATCGTTCCGCTCCGGGCCTGGCGCAATCTCTTGTATGCGGACGTCGTACCGGTCGGCCAGACGGTTCAATCTGTCAAAAGCAACGATCCGTTCGCCGCGGATGGTGACGTAGAGAATGAGCTCCACGCCAAGCGGATCGTGAACCTTCTCGTTCTTTTCCCTGATCGTGCCGCCCATGTAGGCGGCGTATTCTCCCGTGCAGCCGCAGTAAGGACATTCGTCGGCATATGGATGGATCTGGCGGGGACGATCGACCTCGTAATGCACGCTTGCGGCGACCTGGTAATAGCGGCCCTCCGCGGTCTCGACCGGATTGCAGGCGCGAAGCGGCGCATAATAAAACCGCAAATGTACGTGTCTCCCGGCTGACCTGGAACCGGACGCACAGCTCCTTCTCCGTCGGCAGTCTCCCTCCCTCATGGAAGAGCCCTTGATCGATTTCCTTCATCAGAACAGCTGAAATCGCCGAGTATCGATTTGCCATATGACTTCATGCACTCCTTTGCCGCGGCCACAACGAAGGATGATCAACCTGTATCCAGCATAAGCGCCCCGTGTTAGTCGGGAATAAATCAAGATTCGGCGAATGCAAACGGCATGTTAAGCTTCCGTGAATTTGTCCGGATCAATTATTCTAGATTCAATTGAAAAAAGGGCGTACCCCTCAGGAAATTCGCGGGTTTGAAGATCGTCCGGCACCGGAAGGGGCGGCAATTTGTCTAGATCAATTAAGAAGAAACCGGGTGACGCCGTCTTGTGGCGGCGGAATCAGTTTCTTCCCTTTAGACCGGCGAAAAGTTAACCTTCTCCTATAGATGGAAAAAGCGGCGGACTAAGACAATGTCTTAGACAGCCGCTTCGTTTCAATTCGTGAAAGCCGCAATCAACTTTTCGCCAGACGATCCATGATCATCTTGACCGATTTCGTTAAATGGCCGTGATAATCGTTCCAGGGCCTGCCGCTCACGATCGACAGCCGCCGAATCCCGATCCACAAGGCCCAAAGCTCGATTTCGTGCAGGTCGTCATGTGTGAGTCTGCTCACTTCGTCATACCCTTTTGCCAAGGCATCAAAGCCGCTAAACATCTGCCGACCGTCATGCAAGAGATAATGGCCCAGATCGTACAGAGGGCTGTTCGCCTGGATTTCGCCGAAATCGATGATGCCCGAGAATGTTCCGCCACGGAAGAAAATATGCGAATCGTCAAAATCGCCGTGATTTAAGCGGAATTCATGCCTGGACATGCATGCCGCTCCGTCGTTCAGGGTGCTTTTGATCCGGGACACGTCCCCGCTAGCGAGCAAATTGTCCGATAACCGCGCCAAATCGCCGTCCAGAAATTCATAGACAAAGTCCTGCCACGCTCGTTTCTCGCCCCGCAAAGCCGGGCCGGACGCCGCTTTGTCCAGGTGCACCCAGCCGAAGCCGTCGACTTTGATCCGGTTGATGCGCGCAAGCTGTTTGCCGGCTTTAGCAAGGACGCGCTCGTATTCGCCGCGGGATGAACAGCTTTCCACGGGGGAACCGGGAATCTCTTTGACCAGCATGACGGACATCCCGACAGCTTCATGATGAGGCTCGAAATAAACGACCTCCGGCACTTGAACGTCATTTTGCCCGAGTAAGGCATGGACATGAACCTCCGCGGCAAAGCTGTTGTCCGGTTCCGGCAAAATCCGAAGATAGAAGGTATCCCCGCCGGCATGAATCCGGTACACATACGTCGATACGCCGCTCAGCACCCTCTCGATTCGGAAAGTAGCCGATTTCAGGCAATCGGCCGCAATTTGGGTAACGACTTCGATCTGCGGAGGGTCTTTTTTACGCATTCCTTCGTTCCCTCTCCCCTCATGATTGGCTCTTAAGAAAAAGGATATCCGAAATCGGCGCCAAGCTCACGATAACGTTTTAGTATAACGGAACAAGACCGGTTTTCTTTTCAAGGGCCCATTCAAAATAGTTCACCCATCACCGCAAATCAAGTATTGCTTTTAAGAGTAATTTAAATTACTATTTAAAGTAACAAGGAGGTGCTGAAATATGGATGACGATTTACAGCTTAACGTTCCTTTATTGCGCCGGCGCGTGCCGAATCTAACTTCCGCGGCGCGGGCAGCCGGACTCCGGGCGGCGACGGTGTCCAACCTATGTACGGGCAAAATTCCGGTCGGGCGGGCCGAAGTGCGAACGCTCGCGGCCCTTGCGTCGTTAGCTGGCTGCTCGCTGGATGAACTTATTATTCGGGGAGGTCATGTACGGATGATCGAAACGGGAATTAAAGCGCTGGATTTGCTGGCGCCGGTCGTGCGAGGCGGTACGGTGGGATTGGTGGCCAGGGCGAACATGGGGCAGCTGGTGCTGCTGTCCGAGCTGATGCTCCGGATGAAGAAACGGGGATATGCTGCCGTTTTTTGGCATCCTGGCGCCGATGCGCCGGGAATCGGCGACGTCCAAGCCGAGGCGGAGTTTACGCATTCGACCAAGGACGAAATTTATGAGCGGATTGTCAGCCTTCGCGAGGAAAAGGATGTTTTGCTTGGCCTGGACCGGAGCAAGGTTTTGTCCGGCGAATTGTTTGCGCTGCGCGAAAGCCTGCAGGAGGCCGGCGCCAGACCGGTCACCATTGCGCTGGTCGACATCCAGTATGAGCTTGCGGACGACCAGGGGGCATACGGACCTCTGGATACCCTTTGGCGGTTCGATTCCGATTTGATCAGCCGCAGCATTTATCCCGCGATCGATCCCGTCGCCTCCACATCGACCGTACTGGAAGGCTCGCATTTGGACGCCGTCCATCTGACGACGCAGCAGCGGGCGCGGAAATTGCTGCGCCGATACCGTGAACTGCGGCCGCTCGTTGCCGCACGAGGGATGGAACGGATCCCGGAGCCGGACCTGCAATTTTACAAGCGGGGGGAACGGCTTGAAGCGTACCTCGCCCAGCCCTTTTATGTCGCCGAGCCTTTTACGAAGAAACCCGGCGAGTGGCTGACGCTTTACGAGACGCTGGACGATGTCAAACGGATTCTTGACGGGGAGACGGATGAAATCGAACCTTCGGAGCTGATGTTCAGGGGACGTTTGGAGGTCCGGTCTTAACAGGGAGGTAAAGCCGCCGGCTGCCAAGCCAGGCGGCTATTTTTTCCGGACGGTCCCCCGTTTCGGCGAGACAGCCTTGACTTTGACAATACTCGTATGATGGCATTCAGTCAGATCGCGATGGAATCTCTCCTTCGTCATCCCGTGTAGACATCGCATCATCCATCCAATAGAATTTAGATAAGCAGGCGCTTGTTGGTTACCGGTTACGAAATGCCGACCCAACGTTACGCGCTGCAGGTTCAATATTTTCTTCGTTGGTTCAAAAGAATCCAAAGTGGTGAACAGGATGGAAAATCTGGTGTTCAGGGCGTTCACTCCACATCCTCGGCTGCAGCCCTACATCGCGTCGATTTTTGCACTGGAGACGAGAACCGGACTTCTTAAAAATAACTTCAACATGATTGCTCCGAACGGTAAAATCAAGCTGGTCATTCCCTATAAAAACAACATGCGGAGTACGATTGGCGGCTTCAATCGCGAGCATCGGGAAGCCTCGTGTTTCGTCATCGGGCTGACCGCACAACCCGCCCTCATCGACAGTGATCGGGAATATGGCAATCTGTGCGTCGAATTCAAGCCGCAGGGGGCGTACCGTTTTTTCGATACGGCTCTCAGCGGTCTCACCGACGGCATCTTTGATGCACAAAGTGTGTTCCATTTACCCGGGCGCGAGCTTCAGGAACGACTGTCTGAATTGCAGGACCTGGACAGCAAAGTACGCTGCTTGCAGCTATTTTTGCTGCAAAGGCTGGGCACTGTCATCAAGTCGGATCCCATCACCGACTATGCCGTGAACCGTATCGTTGCAAGCGGGGGATTGATCCGAGTAAGCGGCCTTTCGGAAGAAATCGGCTGTTCCCGCCGATACCTGACCGGTAAATTTGCGGATTATGTCGGCCTGAGCCCAAAGGAATACGTCTGTCTTGTCCGATTCGACCGGATTTACAAAAGCCTCAACCTGAATCCGGCTGCGGCCCGGTATCCGGACGGATATCATGATCAGTCTCATTTTATCAGGGAGTTCAAAAGGTTTACCGGCTTTACGCCGGGAGAGTATATCCGCCGGAGCAACCGTCTGGAAACGATTTTTTCAATGAATAGGCAGTTCCCATTTATACAATACGACACGCCCCTCCTCTGTTAAGCTCAAAGTAATGGGTCGGAGGAGCGTGGAGAATGTGGTTATTTTAACGATATCGAAGGGAACCAAAAGCTTGAGTCAGCCGTTCATTTCAATGACGAAGGAGCGTTGAACATGTATTTTATGTTAAAGTACCCGCCGGCTAGACCTACGTTTCCCGGGGATATGACCGAAGCCGAAAGAGAAATCATGAACACGCACGTCGCGTATTGGAAAAACCTTATGGATCATGGCCATGTGCTGGTTTTCGGGCCGGTCATGGATGACAAAGGACCCTACGGGCTCGGGATCGTGAAGGCGGAGAGCGAGGATCAGGTACGCGGCTTCATCCGGAACGATCCTGCTGTTCAGGGAAAGCTCATGAATACGGAGTTTTATCCGATGAATGCGGTCGTACCCGAAAAATAAGTTACTGTTGCAACTTGCATCCCAGGGGGTAAAAAAACAGCCGCCGGCTCTCAAAGCCAGGCGGCTGCCCCATATTCCTTACTTGAATGCGTTCAGGCGCTCTTCCAGACGATCCCACGTTTCGGTGATGCCCTGCTCCATGCCCATGTCGATGACGGTTTTGAGGGCCTCTGCAGAAACATATTCCGCACGGTTGACCAGTTTTGTTTTGCCGTCCAGATCGATGAATGTCAGCGTGACCTCGGTTGTCGGCAAGCTCGCATCTACATTCCCTTCCGCATCCGAGAAGTAATCGGTGTAGACGATCGTTTCCGGCTCGTCAATCTCCTTATAGACGGCTTTACCCCAAGATTCCATACCGTAAAAATCTCCCTGGTTCCGATCGGCGCACTTCATGCAGTAGTGCCAAACGCCGCCCGCCCGGAAATCGACGGTGCATACCGGAAGCTCCCAGCCTTTCGGTCCCCACCAATGCTTGAGATGCTCCGGTTCCTTAAACATTTTAAACACCAGCTCGCGCGGCGCGTCGAAAACGCGCTCCAGTACCAGCACCCGTTCGTTTTCCACTCTCGAAACCATTGACATTGTATTTCCTCCCGCGATTCAATATTTGAACATCAACCTGTTATTTTTCCGTCTGCTGCAGCCCCCGCAAGTAGTCTTCCAGCGTGTCGAATCTGTCTTCCATGACGTTCCGGAAGGTTTTTACCCAACCATCCAGCGCCTGGAAAGGCTCGGACCGGAGCTTGTAGAACCGGCGATTGGCTTCGGCCTTCACTTCCACGATCCCGCTCGCGCCAAGTACCTTCAAATGCTTCGAAGCCTGAGGCTGGCGAAGCCCCAGCCGGTCGGCGATTTCCCCCACGGTCAGGGGACCGCCGCGCAAAAGCTCAACGATATGCATACGATTCGGTTCGGCCAGAGCGCTCAGCATGGTCAAGTCAAGACCCGGATTTTCCCCCGGCATGCCGCTCACCTCGTTTAGTGTGGGTCTTTTGTTATCCCCTCATCCCCTTTACCGTTATGGTCAACTTCCCGTTGATCTAAATATACACAATAAGGAATATTCCTGTCAAGGAATAATTAATGGTCCATATAAAAAACCTATAGCTCGTCATAGTATTTATGTCTTTTTCGTTGATGCGCCGCCGGCTCTATAATGATCTCATCATTCAGAGCAGGGAGCGGTGAGAATTTGAAAACATCACTTATCGGTTACCCCCGAGTCGGTTCGCTGCGGGAGCTTAAATTCGCATCCGAAAAATACTTCAAAAACGAAATCACGATCGATGAGCTGCATCGGACCGGTGCCGAGCTTCGAGCCAGCCATTGGAAAAGTCAACAAGAGCATGGGATCGACTTTATTCCGTCTAACGACTTTTCCTTCTATGACAACCTTCTCGATACGGCTTCGTTGTTTAATATCATTCCGGAGCGCTACCGGGCACTCGGTCTTCCCCCGTTAGAGACGTATTTCGCGATGGCCAGAGGTTATCAAGGCGCGCAAGGAGACGTCAAAGCGTTAGCCATGAAAAAATGGTTCAACACGAACTATCACTACATGGTACCCGAAATCGACGATTCCACCGCCATCCGGGCAGCCGGAACAAAGCTGTTCGATGAGTTTTTGGAGGCGAAGCAGCATCAGATAACGACAAAGCCCGTGTTGATCGGAGCGTTTACGCTGTTGAAACTTGCCAAATATAACGGCGGCAAACAAGCCGGCGATTTCGTGCAGGAGACAGCCGCGGCTTATGCGGACGTGTTATCGAGGCTGAACGAGCTCGGCGCCGAATGGATTCAACTGGACGAGCCACAGCTGGTAGCGGACCTCTCCAAAGAAGATCTTCTGCTCTTCACGAAGCTGTATTCCCGAATTCTTTCCGGCAAAGCCAGCGTCAAGGTCCTGCTGCAAACGTATTTCGGGGATGTTCGAGACTGCTATCGGGAGCTTCAAGCCCTCCCTTTCGACGGAATCGGAATCGACTTTATCGAAGGGAAGCAGTCGCTGGAACTCGTGCGGCAGCTTGGATTTGCAGAAGATAAAATACTGTTCGCCGGTGTCGTTAACGGCAAGAACATTTGGAGGAACAACTATAAAAACACGCTCGCGCTTGTACAAGAGCTGACCGGACACGCCAAGCAGCTTGTACTCAGCACCTCCTGCTCGCTCCTGCATGTACCTTATTCGTTACAGCGCGAAACGGCACTGTCGGACGAGAAGAAACGCTATTTCGCGTTCGCGGAAGAGAAGCTTCGTGAATTTGCCGAGCTCAAAGCAATTCTGGGGCAAGCGGATCCATATTCGAGCGCCCTCTATATTCAGAATGAGAAGCTCTTCGGCGATACCCGTTTCGAAGGAAACGTGACGGTACAGGCCAGAACGGCAAGCTTAACGGATGCGGACTTTAAGCGGCTGCCCGTTTTCGCGGAACGGGAAGCGATTCAGAAAGCAAAATTCAAGCTGCCTCCGCTGCCGACGACGACGATCGGCTCGTTCCCGCAGACTGCGGATGTGAGGGCGAATCGTTTCTCCTTTAGAAAAGGCGACATTTCCGAGGAGCAGTACAAGCAATTCAACTTCGATAAAATCGCGGAATGTATCGCTCTTCAAGAAGAGATTGGCCTGGACGTGCTTGTTCATGGCGAATACGAGCGCAACGATATGGTTGAATATTTCGGCGAAAGCTTGGACGGGTTTATTTTCACGAAAAATGCCTGGGTGCAATCCTACGGAACAAGGTGCGTGAAACCGCCGATCGTATGGGGGGATATTAGCCGCTCCAAACCCATGACGGCGGAGTATTCGGTCTACGCCAAGAGCTTAACCGGCAAACCGGTAAAAGGGATGTTAACCGGCCCGGTCACGATTCTCAACTGGTCCTTCCCCCGCGAAGATATCAGTTTGAAGGACAGCGCCCTCCAGATTGCGCTTGCGATCAGGGATGAAGTGCTGGACCTGGAAGCGAATCAAATTGAAATCATTCAAATCGATGAAGCCGCGCTGAGAGAAAAGCTGCCGCTTCGCCAGTCGGATTGGCAATCGGAGTATTTAAGCTGGGCGATCCCTGCATTCCGATTGGTGCATAGCGGTGTTAAGGCCGACACGCAAATTCATACCCATATGTGCTACAGCCAATTCAGCGATATCATTCGCGATATCGATGCGATGGACGCCGATGTCATTACGTTCGAAGCTTCCCGATCGGACCTTGCGATTATCGATGCGATCAATGCGTGCGGCTTCCAAACGGAGGTTGGTCCCGGAGTGTACGATATTCATTCCCCGCGGATACCAAGCGTAGAGGAACTCAAGCAGGGATTGCGCCGTATGCTGGATAAAATTAACACCACCAAGCTATGGGTTAATCCGGACTGCGGTCTGAAGACGCGCGGTGTAAGCGAAACGTGGGAAAGCTTGCGTCATCTGGTTCAGGCTGCGAAAGAGGTCAGAGAAACCTTGTAATGGTACATCAGAGGATGAACTCATACGTGTTCATCCTCTTTCCCTAGAATGGAATAACCAAACTCCGAGATCACGCTTTTTAGCTTTCGGACGTAGTCAGCGGCAAGTCGGCTCAGATTGGCTTTCTTATTCGTAATATATCCGATTTGCATATTCTCTTCCGTTTGCAGGCGCACCGATATAATGTGCTCGCCGTTCAAGTCCTCGTTAAGCACGCCCGAGCTGATCGTATACCCGTTCAACCCGATCAGAAGATTAAACAAGGTCGCCCGGTCGCTGACCGATATTTTCTTCTTGTACAGCCTCGTGCTTAAAATTTCCTCCGAGAAATAAAACGAATTGTATTCGCCCTGCTCGAATGAAAGA
This genomic window from Paenibacillus humicola contains:
- a CDS encoding CapA family protein; this translates as MSKEIIVAAVGDLIMKPMLVRLLHAGGKRSGSAGQDKVPYDFGHLFEPVSRYLQEADLTIGNLETTLAGGTDVSYTKSKRQNGNPVFKSPDGFATALKAAGFDVLATANNHCMDYGIRGLKRTLDVLDRCGLAHTGTYRSGEESKSLCIRDVEGVRIGILSYTRDTNGIPVPKDQAAGVNKLARSRIANDLKRMRAKSDFIIVCMHTGKEYHRRPSLQQKELVSYLFRQGADVVLGAHPHVLQPAVCRTVKDVNGRTRRRLAIYSLGNFISTRLHGLDDALTGMIARVKLRKTSDGSVRLAGFDYVPTWVSIEKDGGRHPCQVVPLRPALLASDRGPAGQKVRMNRAYRRAQRMYQGVLPLLEELPDAGSAPESRIASVTDVPIEEPADAGSAQESRTASEPDVPVEEPPGSGAPPDSRTASEPDAPAIMDSP
- a CDS encoding glycine--tRNA ligase, translated to MTTRTNNTMEHIVALAKHRGFIFPGSDIYGGLANTWDYGPLGVELKNNIKRAWWKKFIQESPHNVGLDAAILMNPQAWAASGHVGNFNDPMIDCKTCKARHRADKIIENALDAKGIELVVDGLSFDQMAALMNEHQIACPDCGSRDFTDIRQFNLMFKTFQGVTESSASQIYLRPETAQGIFVNFKNVQRAMRRKTPFGIGQIGKSFRNEITPGNFTFRTREFEQMELEFFCRPGEDLEWFAYWRGFCRSWLLSLGIREEQIRLRDHSEDELSHYSSATTDIEYRFPFGWGELWGIADRTDYDLKQHMAHSGEDFHYFDPETNERYIPYCIEPSLGADRVTLAFLIDAYEEEQLDGEDSRTVLRLHPALAPYKAAVFPLSKKLAEGAQRVFAGLAADFMVDYDDTGSIGKRYRRQDEIGTPFCITYDFESETDGQVTVRDRDTMSQVRMPAAELNAFLQERVRF
- the metE gene encoding 5-methyltetrahydropteroyltriglutamate--homocysteine S-methyltransferase, yielding MKTSLIGYPRVGSLRELKFASEKYFKNEITIDELHRTGAELRASHWKSQQEHGIDFIPSNDFSFYDNLLDTASLFNIIPERYRALGLPPLETYFAMARGYQGAQGDVKALAMKKWFNTNYHYMVPEIDDSTAIRAAGTKLFDEFLEAKQHQITTKPVLIGAFTLLKLAKYNGGKQAGDFVQETAAAYADVLSRLNELGAEWIQLDEPQLVADLSKEDLLLFTKLYSRILSGKASVKVLLQTYFGDVRDCYRELQALPFDGIGIDFIEGKQSLELVRQLGFAEDKILFAGVVNGKNIWRNNYKNTLALVQELTGHAKQLVLSTSCSLLHVPYSLQRETALSDEKKRYFAFAEEKLREFAELKAILGQADPYSSALYIQNEKLFGDTRFEGNVTVQARTASLTDADFKRLPVFAEREAIQKAKFKLPPLPTTTIGSFPQTADVRANRFSFRKGDISEEQYKQFNFDKIAECIALQEEIGLDVLVHGEYERNDMVEYFGESLDGFIFTKNAWVQSYGTRCVKPPIVWGDISRSKPMTAEYSVYAKSLTGKPVKGMLTGPVTILNWSFPREDISLKDSALQIALAIRDEVLDLEANQIEIIQIDEAALREKLPLRQSDWQSEYLSWAIPAFRLVHSGVKADTQIHTHMCYSQFSDIIRDIDAMDADVITFEASRSDLAIIDAINACGFQTEVGPGVYDIHSPRIPSVEELKQGLRRMLDKINTTKLWVNPDCGLKTRGVSETWESLRHLVQAAKEVRETL
- a CDS encoding YciI family protein, with product MYFMLKYPPARPTFPGDMTEAEREIMNTHVAYWKNLMDHGHVLVFGPVMDDKGPYGLGIVKAESEDQVRGFIRNDPAVQGKLMNTEFYPMNAVVPEK
- a CDS encoding phosphotransferase family protein — translated: MRKKDPPQIEVVTQIAADCLKSATFRIERVLSGVSTYVYRIHAGGDTFYLRILPEPDNSFAAEVHVHALLGQNDVQVPEVVYFEPHHEAVGMSVMLVKEIPGSPVESCSSRGEYERVLAKAGKQLARINRIKVDGFGWVHLDKAASGPALRGEKRAWQDFVYEFLDGDLARLSDNLLASGDVSRIKSTLNDGAACMSRHEFRLNHGDFDDSHIFFRGGTFSGIIDFGEIQANSPLYDLGHYLLHDGRQMFSGFDALAKGYDEVSRLTHDDLHEIELWALWIGIRRLSIVSGRPWNDYHGHLTKSVKMIMDRLAKS
- a CDS encoding helix-turn-helix transcriptional regulator, giving the protein MENLVFRAFTPHPRLQPYIASIFALETRTGLLKNNFNMIAPNGKIKLVIPYKNNMRSTIGGFNREHREASCFVIGLTAQPALIDSDREYGNLCVEFKPQGAYRFFDTALSGLTDGIFDAQSVFHLPGRELQERLSELQDLDSKVRCLQLFLLQRLGTVIKSDPITDYAVNRIVASGGLIRVSGLSEEIGCSRRYLTGKFADYVGLSPKEYVCLVRFDRIYKSLNLNPAAARYPDGYHDQSHFIREFKRFTGFTPGEYIRRSNRLETIFSMNRQFPFIQYDTPLLC
- a CDS encoding helix-turn-helix domain-containing protein; this translates as MDDDLQLNVPLLRRRVPNLTSAARAAGLRAATVSNLCTGKIPVGRAEVRTLAALASLAGCSLDELIIRGGHVRMIETGIKALDLLAPVVRGGTVGLVARANMGQLVLLSELMLRMKKRGYAAVFWHPGADAPGIGDVQAEAEFTHSTKDEIYERIVSLREEKDVLLGLDRSKVLSGELFALRESLQEAGARPVTIALVDIQYELADDQGAYGPLDTLWRFDSDLISRSIYPAIDPVASTSTVLEGSHLDAVHLTTQQRARKLLRRYRELRPLVAARGMERIPEPDLQFYKRGERLEAYLAQPFYVAEPFTKKPGEWLTLYETLDDVKRILDGETDEIEPSELMFRGRLEVRS
- a CDS encoding SRPBCC domain-containing protein is translated as MSMVSRVENERVLVLERVFDAPRELVFKMFKEPEHLKHWWGPKGWELPVCTVDFRAGGVWHYCMKCADRNQGDFYGMESWGKAVYKEIDEPETIVYTDYFSDAEGNVDASLPTTEVTLTFIDLDGKTKLVNRAEYVSAEALKTVIDMGMEQGITETWDRLEERLNAFK
- a CDS encoding AbrB/MazE/SpoVT family DNA-binding domain-containing protein — translated: MKATGIVRKVDELGRIVLPIELRRSLGIAEGDALEIYVDRERVLLKKYEPACVFCGNADQTAYYRGKLICQTCAGEIGSHVRVAVGSN
- a CDS encoding ArsR/SmtB family transcription factor, producing MPGENPGLDLTMLSALAEPNRMHIVELLRGGPLTVGEIADRLGLRQPQASKHLKVLGASGIVEVKAEANRRFYKLRSEPFQALDGWVKTFRNVMEDRFDTLEDYLRGLQQTEK